The sequence below is a genomic window from Glandiceps talaboti chromosome 14, keGlaTala1.1, whole genome shotgun sequence.
TGTTTGCTTCagcaatgtgtgagggcgctgtttcacTTCGTTCACAGTTCTTTATTTGGTTTTCTTGCAATTCACTTGTCAAGGGGTAGGGTTGGGGGATTTAATTACTTGAACTGTTACAacataaaaacataaaacatgaaCAAATTAACCAAAAGTAGAAAAAATTGCAAAGATAAATTTAACATACCGTGGACACAGTTTTacagttgccatgaaaaagtttATTTCGATACGAAAAGTTACAGTGAAATATAAGAAATTTGTACTTTACCATCTACTGCTAATAAATTAAGTaataaatatagatatttagtATATTTGAATATGCTAAATATATATTAGAACAAAAGTTCCAAGTATAAAATTGACAGCTGAAATTGTTGAATTCTATCACTATACTATTTACGACTAACAGGATGATCTACTACTTAAAAGATGAAGACTTTACAGACAGGTGGAGTTAAATATACAGTGTGATGGGTAGTGATACAACAGTGTGGTGTGGGGTGGCAGTGGGGGTGTGGTGCTACTGCCCTCTTGTGACAGAAAACTATTTATGTTGTAgatcaaaataacaaatgatGAATTTTCTTGTAGTCAACACAAAGTAGAGCATAAATCATAGGGGAACATTACATTTTGGTTAACCCCAAGAAATTTCTGTGTGTCATTTGTGTGATGGACATAGACGGCAAGCACACTTGTGGTGATAGTAGGTCCACGGGAAGCCGGGTTTATACCACCCTACACCTCACATTTGAGGGGTTTATACCACCCTACACGTACCTCACGTTTGAGGGGTTCACATTCCCTAAATACTGAATCAGAGTCATCCTGAAGAAGCAATTAAGAGTCAAAAATTTCAGATACCAATTTCTCTTTCTTTAAGTGCTTGagacaaaatgttgaaaaatagCATGCAGTAGTGAGTTTATGATGTTTTTATACACTGAATGAAGTGTATGGTATATTGTTAACTGtaaatgtaactacatgtacatacaaagctttaaaaaataaatagtgtTTAAACATGTCGATTCTAGTAATCCAGCTTTCGGTTgactaagatagacgcaaactattAAAATctgttgttgttcaatgtggtagattacacaagtgggtgatagtagttcctctgttgtgcaattctaatcaccctgtgatcaacatagtgtaaacattggaagtcccaaaacagcactgcaagttcacAGAACTCTATtaaaataaactagttttcagagctgcctccctactgagaccaTAATTAAagcaacatccattcaatagtttatcactgttgtatcaacatgttgtgacaatagttttagtttgtgtctattttagtaaaccgaaggctcaactaccagggtacTAATACCATATCTCTTCTACTGTAACTTATCTTTATCACTTTAATAAAGAACGAAGAATTAAAATCTTCCATAAATTTCAACATTTGAAAAGAATATACAAAGGTAATGTTGATTGTTAAAGTAATAAGCTGTATTGTAAAAAGCATAATATAGTAGTAGTActgttatataatatatacaggtataacattaTCATAAGCCTGTAGAATTTGATTTTATGCTTCAAAGACTGACTCAgttattaatttttaaataGAACTATGATATAATAACAAGTAAAATTGATTCAGTTTTCTGTATATAAAGCTATATGATttcaatcaaaatatataaacacaattATGTAAAATTTTGGTCTGACGCTGCTCACTGGTATATATAGCCTACCGACTTAGCTATCTAGTTTGGCATACTGGCTTGTCATGGTGTATGACATTGTGATaacagatagccaagtctctgggctgtagTATACATATAGCCGACAGACTTAGCTATTTAGTTTGGCATACTGCCTTGTCATGGTGTATGCCATTGTCAgggccagatagccaagtctctgggctgtgGTATACATATAGCCTACAGACTTAGCTACTAGTATTTAGTTTGGCATACTGCCTTGTCATGGTGTATGCCATTGTCAgggccagatagccaagtctctgggctgtgGTATACATATAGCCTACAGACTTAGCTATTTAGTTTGGCATACTGCCTTGTCATGGTGTATGCCATTGTCAgggccagatagccaagtctctgggctgtgGTATACACAGCCTACAGACTTAGCTATTTAGTTTGGCATACTGCCTTGTCATGGTGTATGCCATTGTCAgggccagatagccaagtctctgggctgtgGTATACACAGCCTACAGACTTAGCTATTTAGTTTGGCATACTGCCTTGTCATGGTGTATGCCATTGTGATaacagatagccaagtctctgggctgtgGTATATATAGCTTACCGACTTAGCTATCTAGTTTGACATACTACTGGCTTGTCATGGTGCATGCCATTGTCaggccagatagccaagtctctgggctgtgGTCTAGACAAATCTGACAACACTCTGAATTCAAACTTGTCAAACTACAGTTTATGTTAAGAAGTTATCTTTTTGTTTGATAACTAAATAAAAACCTGAATATGATATTGTCTGTTGAAGGATTGCCTTACCATTTAGTTACACTTTCTACGGatgatttacatatttcatataaatacTTAGATTATCagattttatcaaaattaaacataTCCCATTCTCCCTTGTAAATGTCATAAGACTCACTAGAATTTAGTTAATAAAGCCTACATCTATGTTGAATAGCATCGCTATCGGTATTTTTTTGGATCGGTATACTGTTGGAAGACTTTAAGATTCTAGACTTAAATTGACTATAATTAGTACAAAACAGTAAATTCGGCAACTGCAGCTGGGGCTGACAAAAATGACCAGCAATCACTATTTTTGCAAGATTTCCTGGTTACCCAAGATTTAGTAAAATTATTGATAGGGCTACTGAAATGATCAATTCTTGATATTAAATCACTATAAAAAAACAGTAGACATTGCCAGTCTCAGTCTGAGGCAAACATGGAACACTTCACACTGCTATTAATGTCGGGAATGGCTGTTGTTGGGAAAATATGACGCTGGTGTTCAGAAATTTGAGTCTTATGTGCATTGCTACCTCTATGTCAATGTACTGGTTTGTTTGTATGTCTTCAGGCCGGGTTTTGGAGACTAAAGTATACCTGGCTTGGACATGATGTCTGTGAGTGTGAACTTATGTACATGCTGAGTATAGAAGTTCAGGTGGAATGGCACAGGTTTTTAGTTTCTCTTGAATCCTATCATTTCTCTTGATAGGATTTAGCTGATAGGGCCTCTGGCTACCACAAAATTAACTTGCATTTCAAACTGTTACCttttttatctttcatttttatCCTTTTCATCTGTGTGTGTATCCCTCTTTATAATTACTCTGCTGAACTGCCGTGAACATCTTGATTAGCCAGCCGGACTttcttgttagtttgcctgTCATGGTTATTGTTCATATGCATTgaagatacaaaaaaaaaatgtgtccacTGCTCTGGTTTTCCTCCAGGCCATGATTTATTAGTGTTTACTCTTTACCTTAATTTTAAACATAATTGTATAATATCATTattgataatgtttttttttagaataatAAAACGTCATATTTGAGTTCAAGCTGCGTTCTCTCATCTCATATTCATCTATATCAATTCATGCAAttttcaacaaacatgtcaaatgAAGTAGATATcatttaaaatgatattaaGTAGgatacaacaacaaatatacaatactgaAATATATTAGGTAAGTCTAACATTACagacaaatgaatacaaattgtacaattttctgtgtgtatatgaaatatgataaataaactACGCATATgaattacatgcaaatgtaaTTTTAAACATGTGACCACAAAATGTCATGGACATTACACTGACTCTATACCTATTGTGGGGGACGGAAACATGTCAGAGTTCCCAGTGCATATTTCCAGGGctgtgttgtacatgtatgtaaatggaTGCCTCCCTATATCCACAGTCAAATGGAATGGCTGCAGCACAATTTAAACACTGGAATGTACCACTTTGCTTCAACAGGAGGTGTCACAGCAGGTTGACTAGATGTCGGTAACACTAGATTGTCTTTCTAATATCCCTGCTGCTGCCGACAAGATCTGTACAAGGATAGAGGAAAAATTCAATGTAAAGGGGTGTGCAGATGATGTAAGTGTTTATGTGTTGTTATGGAGCCAATGTGGTAGGTATGTTGCTCACAATGAGCTAGGGATATCCCATTCAATGTAAAGGGGTGTGTTGATGAAGATGTAAATGCTTTTTTGTTCCTATAGAAATAGCATACAGATTTTGAATAGGATATCCCTAGCAACATATCCATCACCTTGGCTACATAGCAACTCATAAACACACATCATCTGCACACCCCATCTTGGATggtgtatccatggcaacatataAATACTTACATCATCTGTTCTCTTGAGTCCTCTTAGGTTTTCCCTGCTATGTCTGAGATGTGGATAAGATAGCTGATATTCATATGGCAATGGATCATGCTGTGCATCTCTATTCAGTGGTGAATCAAGTGAGGCACCACGCCAGTATCGTCTTGGCTGTCGGTTATTTAGGAATTCTGACTCTGTGGGCCAAGACCGAGGTGCCTAGATAAACagaatttcacattattttgtttgCTTTCTACAATATTGTCCTTATTTGACCTAGAATCCATGTATTGTGGAGATTTTTGAAATCACATTCGAATTCCCTCTACTATGCCTGACTTTTTGCTAGTATAATGGCTATGTCAAACCTAATACTGTCAACTTCGAAATTTccgctaaagacttattttcacttattttgcaaaaaagtgaaaataaggagtgactaaaatgccttcttgtacataaacacaatgtaccagtctggtaattagtaaaaattagacTTATGTCTTAGGTATGTTATACCTATGTGGCTCACTGTCATCACTAGTATAATGTTATACCTATGTTTAGAGTGAGTGTTTAATTCAAAAGTCTTACCAGCCATGGTTTAGGTATGTGTGGTCTAAACACAGGTTCCTGTGGGTTACTGTCACCACTAGTATAATGTTATACCTATGTTTAGAATGAGTGTTTAATTCAAGTCCTTCCAGCCATGGTTTAGGTACATGTGGTCTGAACACAGGTTCCTGTGGGTTATTGTCACCACTAGTATAATGTTATACCTATGTTTAGAATGAGTGTTTAATTCAAAAGTCTTACCAGCCATGGTTTAGGTACATGTGGTCTGAACACAGGCTCCTGTGGGTTATTGTCATCACTAGTATAATGTTATACTTACCAGCCATGGTTTAGGTACATGTGGTCTGAACACAGGCTCCTGTGGGTTATTGTCATCATCAGTGGAATAGGTGTAATCATCTGGACGTACATGATCTAAATATCTGTCCATATGAACCAAAACAGACATGTTACTTTGACATCAAACTGGTACTAGATAATATAACACAAATCATGATACAATTAACTGGTGGCCAGTATCCTGTATAATGATATAGACAAtgagtgatgatgatgatgataataatgataatgatgataatgatactgatgataatgatactgatgataatgataatgatgataatgataatgatgataatgataatgatgataatgatgataatgatggtgatgataatgatactgatgataatgatactgatgatgataatgatggtgatgataatgatgataatgatgatattgatgatgatgatgatgatgacgataaagatgataaaaatgatattgatgatgataatgatgataatgatgataatgataatgattatgatgatggtgatgacaatgataataacaataatttgtaaacaaattaggTAAACACAAGTAGTCACTCTTACTCACAAGAAACCACAAACAATCCAAGTATTTTACATTTCTATGTATGGTGATGTTTCAACATATAAGGAAGCAATAGATACATGCACAGACTGGATATGACAGTCATTACGACTAGGAAAACTATGACAACTATGATGATTTAGATAGATAGTTTGTAGAAGATTTTTTACCATGAGTATACAgaaataacacatacaaatgtagttagCACAAACGGCATTTTCAATCTTTGTTACACTAAGCAAGTCATATATAAGAGTGActctattttttttcatgtttctcattactttttcatggcaactttGGGTTGGTCGGTCGAGTTaaaaaaagtaagaaaataaaaaattatcatctccatgtttctctgcctctctttttcctcctctctatcttctttttattagATTCCTGATAACATACCCTTTCCCAGcggcttctctacacaattggcatgttctcaacccccccccccccccccccccccttaaataAACTTCCACCATGAAAGAAATActctgttcatgaacaagtgttGTCCCtgccgccatgactgtagatgatgtcgCCAGTCCAAACACTTGCAttttcttgccagagagggtgctattttgcaaaatattaagggcagGTAATATGTCAgggctgaaaatttgggtcggtcgggtaatgagaaacagaaaacaaaaaatggGGTCACCTTAAAGCTCTGTAAACTTTGGACAGCTTACCAACTAGTAactacatcattacatgttATATCTTTAAGGTAAGAAGAGATAAGAAATTAAGTAAGATTCATAATTAATATCATAGATCATAGAAAAGAAGAACCAGGAAGGTTAGAATAATTAGAGTGGAAATTCTTAgttcatatttcatttaatatttcactatttattcAAACCAGTGAGtgatttgtcacttaaatttcTTGATAACTTTACTGTAGATGGGAGACAATTTGCAATGCAAACATGAGAACATGTGAGTTCACAGAAAtctcaataaacaaacacagaGGTGGACGTTCATTCATCTACCCAGTCACTATTAACTCACCCACACTTCCTCTTAATGTCACTCATGCACACACAAGCTCATTCattcactgactgactggctcTCTCATCCACTGACAGGCTGATGCTCACAGGTGTAgtcactccctccctccctcactcactcactcactcgctctcCCCACCCTCCTTCCTTCCCTCACTCAATGTACTTGTTTTGAGACAGCGATAAATAACACGAGAGAGTGACTTACTTGAGGCATGCATTCAGATCTCTACCCATCCTCTTTTCATAGTCTCTGTGTTGGTCTTTGATTGCACTGTTGAATAGTgataatatataaacaatattaAAATGACTGTACAACATTATAGAAAACATCTAAATATACTTATTAAACATTTCTTGCATTTTGTGATACGTACTGGTCTTTCACAAAAAAGTTTAGAATGCTATTTAATGATAGActagttcctgatgaccatGTTCTGAGTTACACTACGTTATATCTTCACAAATTACTAttatgtgtgaagataacatagtgtaaatcGGAACatggtcatcaggaactagactaacttaCTGTGTGTATTACGGtaaattgaaaagaaataacTATTACTCTATGTATTTTCCAGCTGGCAGATAAATCTCTAGTTTTCTTTGTACCAGACTTGCAATTATGTGTTATTCTACATAAGTTATTCGCAGGaacaataatatttatttgacCCCTAAGTTAAAATACCATTTCATCATTTAAAAGTTGGAATCAGAAAGGGTCAAAAAAGTTTctcagcaaaaaaaaaagttgttacaatatacatacagtaTTCTGTATTGtagaaatttgacattttgttcgGCTTCCTTTCTATGATAACGTAGTTGTTCTTGGTAAGCTCTCTGTGCGGCAGCTTTCAATCCACTAACTTTGCCAAGATCTTCTATACCAATCtcctaaataaatacaacaatattACTGTATTGCCTTCTGCACTTGCTAAAATTCAAGCAATGATTATATATAGCCATTGGTTGCAAAAAAGAAAGATTGAAATGTTACAACACATTGTCGTCTCAATGTGGTATGTTTCTCTCCGTTTTTTTTACTAGGGTATATTTTGGGCATATCTTTTCACAAATGTTGTAACATCGCAAAATTGTATTTTGGCTTAATTTTGTAGAATTTATTTACAGTCAGTTGAGTGATTTCAAAACTGCATGTAACAAACTGttttgacatatacatacaattaatGGCACATCCTACCGTAGGCATTTCTAATTCCTAACTTACTTACTGACTGGATACGTTGGTTTTGGCATGTACAGGTACAGAAGTATGTATGACAACTATAAATGCTATAGAATCCATTGTGCACACACTTGAAGCTATTCAGGAGGGTTTTCAgacacccccccaccccacataGTTATGCCAAATCAATATAGTCGACAGTctagacacttgcttattcttgccagagagggtgctattttgcaaaatattaagggtgggtgaaaataaaaatatttatcaaacacCATACCCATGTGAGGGAGCTGATGGGAAttactggtgtgtgtgtgtgtgtgtgtgtgtaaaacagCCTTCTGCCAATACTCTGAATGTGTGATTTTGGACTATGTTTTCGTTTtgtacacatacacagtcaTAGAAAATATATGTTGGGTGACATCATATACATTATGATACATGTTATTTAACTTACAGGTGCTGGTTTAAATGGATTCTTGATTGTCAATCCATCTAATATCTGTACTGTGGTAGAATGGAAGATATTCTCTTCATAATGATTCTCATTGACTAGCGGATTGCCCTGAAATTAGACAACTCAGTTTTAGTGAGATAAAAACCAAAATATAGTTTTGATTAAGATAGAGAGATATGTATGATTACATTTGAATCATTCTTGTCAGATTTAGTAAGAaaactgaagaaggacaagtgatttctATGAAACAAGTCTGTAACTTGTGTATTAATGAAGAGATTTTGaagtatatgtatgtcatatcTCTTGGTTGAAAATCAAGAACTTGAGAGAGAGAGCTTGAGAGCTTGAGAGAGagcttgagagagagagagcttgAGAGAGAGAGCttgagagagagcgagagagagagagagcatgtTAATGAAAGGAAATACTTAAAATATGTCTTACATAAAGATGTAACTCTGTCAGTCTTCTTAAACCTCTTAAGAtggccatggtatggtgactgTCTAAGATAAGATTATCTGATGCATCTAGTATCATTAAACTAAATGAACTAGCTACAGGCTTGATGTCACGctgtaaacaaatatacaaatgtacaatgacTGTATTGGTGATTCAGAGAGTAACCTTGatatcatatatacacaaacacatgcatgtacaaatacatcaatccacacacacatttgtacatgcaaGCACACAGgtgtatgcatatacatacagatactAGCTAGCATGCCATGCATTCACATACAGagtgagatacatgtatatgcccaTACACAGACTAGACATGTGCACCACAATGCACACAACCTAAACCCTTTATCCAGAAACTACACCATATATaccaaaaacacacacacacacacatacacacatgcacatgcacacaaacacataccataccaaacacaaacacacacacacacacacacacgcacacacacactcacagcCCACACACATGCCAATAGATTTTGGTAGATACTCCTAGAGAACAAAAACCTACAAACTATAAACTAACCAGTTTGTTTTTCTGTACATAAAGTTCTTGTAGTTTAGGGAGTGCCTGGATACCATCCAATGATACAAGCTGTATACataaagatatatttatattactaCATTATTCACAACACAATGCATAGTAAATTGCTCAACAAGGGGATATATTGTTAGGTGGATAATTTTTACATTGTCACTAATAGCTTTGTATTTATTTGGGGTACTTGCAAAAAATTCACACAGGGCTGTgttgtctgtaaggtacaccatgacatggtgccctcacacatcggtcaacttggagagaggaggccagtgaggatGGAgtaacacaacgtatcttacagtttaaGGGCTGTGCTGTCCAGGTTCAAATAAACTATCAATCCATTTCTAAATTGTTCTTTTCTGTCAAATCGGGTatatgttgataattttttcaagtgttgagggcgctatacacaGTGCGATAGCATAAATATCACTATGCCTCACTCGATAGGCATGATTCTAATTCTATATGACTCTCTGAGAGTTACTTTACCCCTAacctttcttctttttttgagAATTTGGAGATATATCTAGAGTATGAAATTGGTACCCATATTTTTTGACCTAAGAGAATCCTTAGATTGTGAATTAGATTCACATTTAAGGATATTTAAATTAGATCCATGGTCATGGAATTTGTGTGTGAAAAAGAAACCAACTTGGATGGCGCATCCCCATTATGAGAGTAAAGGGAGACCTCCCCTCCCACCATTCCCCATAAAAAACTAAAACAAGTCATTTACCGACCTTATTATTGTTGATATATAGTGTAGTCAGACTTCTTAGAGGTGGTATACTACCTATAGTTGTCATTTCATTCATACCAAGGTTCTGTAgagataaaaatattaaaagcctcaatacatatttcaataaacaCTGCCCTCTCTGTTACAGTATTTCCCTCattaacagcgccctctagcaCCATGCTATCCTTCTACCTTTACAATTCTTATTATTCAAAGTATTCTGAATataaacctttgtaaatcatttagtattctggttatcagaaaaacaaaagattgcatagtttggccactaggagtgctgtttggaaGTGGTGCTATAGATCTTACTTTCACTAATTTAGGATGCTCTGACGGGACCATGAAGCACTTTGAAAGTGGGTAATGCACATTGATAGAACAAGACAAGTGTTCTGAGGCACAGGTaatatgattttatttgatGTAGATATAAATAATACTTACCAGTTCTTCTAGGAATTTACAGTTGTCTAAACCATCTAGTTTGTGTATGAAATTATGTGAAAGGTTCAGATATACAAGGTATGGCATTATTTCGATTCCTTTAAATCTGtccaaaaattgaaaaagatTGAGTAAAATATCTTTAAAGTTTTTTAGACCAACTGTTTGCAAAATAATAGATAGGATGACCAGTGtctcaacacacacacacacacacacacatacatacgatGTACACATCTTTCACATAATgcacacaccagacagacagacaaaaacagacacacacatacatagagagagagagcgagagagacagagagagagacagagagagagacaaacagaaagagacagagacagagacagagagacagagagggggaGGACGGGacaaagacaagacaagacagacagatagatagacagacagacagacagacaggacaAGACAAGGCAAgacaagaaagaaagacagacagatatagatagatagatagatagatagatagatagatagatagatagatagatagatagatagatagatagatagatagatagatagatacggACATTAATGGTATCATGTAGCATAATAAAATCTGATAGGGTACAAAAGTACATATTATAAAAATTGGACAGGAAAACCACCTGACTGAATTACCTCTCTATCCTGTTCAGGGAGACATCTAAATGTCTGCATTCTTTGAATGGGAATAATCCTTCATGATCCAGTATATGTAAATCATTTAATGATAAATCACACTTCAAACATTTAGATGGTTGTTCTATGATATTAGGAGATCGTAGGCTCTGTACACTGTcaggaaaaataacaaaaaaacattTACTAACAGATGGTTGTTCTATGAACGATATTAGGAGATCTTAGACTTTGTACACCGTCAGGGAGAATGAtttagaatacatgtacatttagatgGTTATCGTATGATATCATTACGACATTAGgagatatatgatatatatgcaCGGATTTAATTTGTGTTGTCTGTTTTTTGTCATTCTCTGCACTTAGAGTTTGTCATAAAGAttcaaaaataatacaaataatgtgTTCTGACTCTCTCCTGATTTTGGACACAGGTGGGCAGAGTAATGACACTCCTGAACTACTTCAGTGCATTTAGCACTCTGGTAGGCTCATAAATCAGCTGTTGTGGGCACGGTCTAatctagactctctcacagtcctcggagcttcgctttactaaaattaaagctaaatgaattattttggatgtaccgataccatctacataacgtactacACGACCGTACTCGaataaccttgtactgtgcgcccttatcgaccacatagagatatctGTTCATTGACATGTGACTGCGATACTCCGTGTTTTCGCGAAGCCTGAGCAAAAACACGGAGCGTTGCAGTCACAcctcaacgaatggttatctctatcatggtcgatgagggcgcacagtacaaggatattcgagtacggttataTAGttggcatcggtacatacaaaataattcatttagctttaattttagtaaagcgaagctccgagggctgtgAGAGTCTaggtctaatctccctttccccaaaTGTTAGGACAGGCTGGTACGCCTGGACCAATGACGCCATTACAGTCTAGCTATCTGGCATTTACTGTACTATGTTAAAGATTAGACATCTGTTCACCTAGGGATATGTCAGGGTCTTACAATCTCAAACTAACCATATAATGATTACATATCATAAGTAGATAGCATTAGATAGTACAACCACACCAAGTCCCTATAATGCTAGACACTATGCAAGTGGAGTTACTGTAATACACACATTTCTTCATGGTTTTTGTTATAAAGgtcagtaagtaggtaaaatctacctgtgagTTCCAAAGTATTATTTGACCTGGGTTTCCAACCAAAATTACACAGAGTACAacatatggaaatctatgccagttttaccagatttccctctTTTATTACGAGGGGTTAAAAAAGGCTAGAGGTTTTATGATGATGAGTTTCCCATAAAAATGATAGTAAATGTACACGGACAAAAATTTTAGCGGATTTCTTTCCTCTGTTTAATACCAAAGTTCCAAGGTACTAGTAAACTAAAAACGCTGTAACAGTTTCCTTACCTTGTTTCTTctccaaatttgaaattatacgCTAATGTAGTAATCTGACACATTTTCAAATCCAGGAAATAGTGGGGAGGTTTTGACATGACATTCCATGACCTTGGAAGTAATCTTAGAATGTGTGTATGACTATCCACTAATCCTGGCTCTAGGTAGGTATGAAGATTCATGGTGtcaacaatatattgactgCCCAGGTTTGCAATATCACACAGGCCTATAAATAGAGATACCAACAAAAACACATAAATTCAATGACATTTACTACTAAAGGT
It includes:
- the LOC144446054 gene encoding uncharacterized protein LOC144446054, translated to MNLHTYLEPGLVDSHTHILRLLPRSWNVMSKPPHYFLDLKMCQITTLAYNFKFGEETSVQSLRSPNIIEQPSKCLKCDLSLNDLHILDHEGLFPFKECRHLDVSLNRIERFKGIEIMPYLVYLNLSHNFIHKLDGLDNCKFLEELNLGMNEMTTIGSIPPLRSLTTLYINNNKLVSLDGIQALPKLQELYVQKNKLRDIKPVASSFSLMILDASDNLILDSHHTMAILRGLRRLTELHLYGNPLVNENHYEENIFHSTTVQILDGLTIKNPFKPAPEIGIEDLGKVSGLKAAAQRAYQEQLRYHRKEAEQNVKFLQYRILAIKDQHRDYEKRMGRDLNACLKYLDHVRPDDYTYSTDDDNNPQEPVFRPHVPKPWLAPRSWPTESEFLNNRQPRRYWRGASLDSPLNRDAQHDPLPYEYQLSYPHLRHSRENLRGLKRTDDILSAAAGILERQSSVTDI